Below is a window of Leuconostoc gasicomitatum LMG 18811 DNA.
ATTGAACGTTTACGCGACGCCCAAATCCCTTATCTATTTGTCACAAACAACTCAACCAAGAATCCAATTGATGTGGCGAACAATTTAACAATCAACCATGATATTCCCACATCACCCGATCAAGTGTACACAAGTGCTATGGCAACTGCTGATTATTTGTCACTACACATGCCCTTAAGCACTAAAATTTATGTTATTGGTGAAATTGGCTTAATCGAGGCATTGACTGCTGCGGGCTTCACAATTGTGACCGATACGTCTGCAAACGCTGTAGTCGTTGGTTTAGACCACCATGTCACTTATCAAAAATTAGCAATAGCAACCGAAGCAATTCAATCTGGTGCTAAATTCATTGCGACCAACGTTGATACAAATTTACCAACAGAACATGGTTTAATGCCTGGTGCTGGTGCAATAATAGCTGCTGTCCAAACAGCTACACAGACAGATCCGTTAGTTATTGCAAAGCCCGAATCCCCAATTATGACTGGCGCGCTACAACGTATGTCAGTCAAAAAAGCAGATGTTATTATGGTTGGTGATAATTACAACACGGATATTTTAGCAGGTATCAACAATAATATTGACACATTGCTAGTTTATTCTGGCGTGTCAACACCTGACCAGATTACACAAGTACTTAAAAAACCAACTCACGAAGTCCAGTCTCTAGACGATTGGATAATATAAAAAAATGGCTTGTTTCACGTGAAACAAGCCATTTTTATATTAAGCTAATTGATTAATTTCTTCTATTTTATTCTTATTAGGTCTGTAAAATAACAAATATAAGATAGCAGATACAACTGGAATAACAGCTGCAATATAATACAAATCACGGAATGGTAATTGCCCATGAAGCGCACCAAAGATGTATGGACCAACACCTAATCCTAAATCTAAACCGATAAAATAGGTTGACAAGGCAATACCAATACGATGGCTCGTTACTAACTTCAATGTAACAGCCTGTCCGTTTGACATAAATGTGCCATATCCCAAGCCAATAAATGCACCTGACAATAACAACATCCAAGCACTATTTGTCATACCAAGTATTATCAAACCAATTGTCAAACATATATAACTTGGATACATCACGTAATTCTCACCAAATCGATCAAATATGCGCCCAGACATTGGCCGTGTTAATGTCACTATGCCTGCATACACGACGAAGAAAAACGAGCTAATTGAAACAAGATTCAAAGTTTCTGCATACGATGCCAAAAATGACAATACACTTGAATAAGACAAGCCCATCAAAAATCCAATGAATGCAATCAGCAAAACCTTGTATTCAATAAAACTAGATATTTTCCATGATTTTAATTCATTTTTGTGTTCATCTGTTAACTTAACATTATTAATTTGAATTGCGAACAATGCAAACATAGAAATAGCAATCAAAACAACCGACATAATCACAATGAAATGGAATCCTGTCGCATGAAACAATAACAAACCAATGAACGGTCCAATAGCTGCTGCTAAACTCGTACTCAAGCCGTAGTAATTAATTCCTTCACCTTTACGTCGATCTGGAATAAACTCGGTTACAATGGCATTCAATGCTGTTGAAGTCATGCCATATGCAAATCCGTTTAATAAACGCACAATATCCAGCGCACCGATTGATGGAACGGCTAGATAAGCAATAGTCGTAATAAGGTAAAATATAACACCCCAACGCGCTACACGTTTACGCCCAATTAATTCGAGTTCCTTACCCATAATTAACCTTGCAACCAACGTACCAATAATATAAATACCTGATGCTAATCCTGCTTGACCAAACGACGCATGTAGCTCATTGTGGGCCATGACAGCTATGATTACCATCATCAAATAATAGACAAGATACACAATAAAATTAATAATTGTGATTATAATAAAACCTTTGTTAAATAATTTTTCTTCCATGAGTCATCCTTCGATATTCACCAACACAACAGTTATTGTTGTAAAGCTATGTTGGTGAAGGTGATAATCGAAAAACAGTTTTCGTGCTATCCATTTTCAGAAA
It encodes the following:
- a CDS encoding TIGR01457 family HAD-type hydrolase, with the translated sequence MTHYKTYFIDLDGTIYQGKTKYPSGRRFIERLRDAQIPYLFVTNNSTKNPIDVANNLTINHDIPTSPDQVYTSAMATADYLSLHMPLSTKIYVIGEIGLIEALTAAGFTIVTDTSANAVVVGLDHHVTYQKLAIATEAIQSGAKFIATNVDTNLPTEHGLMPGAGAIIAAVQTATQTDPLVIAKPESPIMTGALQRMSVKKADVIMVGDNYNTDILAGINNNIDTLLVYSGVSTPDQITQVLKKPTHEVQSLDDWII
- a CDS encoding MFS transporter; amino-acid sequence: MEEKLFNKGFIIITIINFIVYLVYYLMMVIIAVMAHNELHASFGQAGLASGIYIIGTLVARLIMGKELELIGRKRVARWGVIFYLITTIAYLAVPSIGALDIVRLLNGFAYGMTSTALNAIVTEFIPDRRKGEGINYYGLSTSLAAAIGPFIGLLLFHATGFHFIVIMSVVLIAISMFALFAIQINNVKLTDEHKNELKSWKISSFIEYKVLLIAFIGFLMGLSYSSVLSFLASYAETLNLVSISSFFFVVYAGIVTLTRPMSGRIFDRFGENYVMYPSYICLTIGLIILGMTNSAWMLLLSGAFIGLGYGTFMSNGQAVTLKLVTSHRIGIALSTYFIGLDLGLGVGPYIFGALHGQLPFRDLYYIAAVIPVVSAILYLLFYRPNKNKIEEINQLA